DNA sequence from the Bufo bufo chromosome 3, aBufBuf1.1, whole genome shotgun sequence genome:
ataaatggggttgggaccatcagtggagttgaggagaagtcaggtggatacacagctgatagtcctactgaatagactgttagaatttgtattatggcaagaaaaaagcagctaagtaaagaaaaacgagtggccatcattactttaagaaatgaaggtcagtcagtcagccgaaaaattaggaaaactttgaaagtaagggctatttgaccatgaaggagagtgatggggtgctgcgccagatgacctggcctccacagtcaccggacctgaacccaatcgagatggtttggggtgagctggaccgcagagtgaaggcaaaagggccaacaagtgctaagcatctctgggaactccttcaagactgttggaagaccatttcaggggactacctcttgaagctcatcaagagaatgccaagagtgtgcaaagcaataatcaaagcaaaagatggctactttgaagaacctagaatatgacatattttcagttgtttcacacttgtttgttatgtatataattccacatgtgttacttcatagttttgatgccttcatagtcatgaaaataaagaaaactctttgaatgagaaggtgtgtccaaacttttggtctgtactgtatgtggagcAGATTCTGTCACAAGCCATGTTACGGCAgtatctgcgacttcttccctaCTCACGCATAGTCTaaaagtgggcatggcatggGCAGAGAAGGGGACAGACCggtaggcctgtctcattcatcatttttttatgtCTTGTTTAGGAagttggcttacatttagaattggcgttggatctgctgaagttaggtagaggccggcgcctcccctctgcttcccctatagctacgctccTGCTGCCACCAGGGGTACGTGCCGACACATTAGGCCTTTTGGCACTAGGAATTGCAACCTTCAGTGGTATGTTCCACCCCATCATTGACCAAAGGTTTCAGGAGATTCCACCAATGTCAATGGTCCACCTACCCTGTTGGTCCCCCGACTACTTTCAGCTCCACTGACTGATGGTCCTTCACCAGTCTACGATGGGTTCCTAAGGCAAATATCAACAAGgatttggtgtcccagaactgctACCGAGTTCGAGAATTGCCCTGGTTGTGGTTTGGATGAACGTAACCAAAAGTGAAGCGTGCTGGATGaggatgacgatgatgatgaagACTGGAATGGCTTTCAACTTTTGCCAATTAAGCTTCTGTATGTTCAAGAGGGAGAGAGCGAGGCGAGGAGGGAGGAATGTTTGCCGTGCACCATATATCGAGATTATCAAAGGAGATCGCATATTTGGCTACATACCTCCTCCTCGGTTTATGCCACGTCATATTTATCACATAAGCCTTCGTATCCCATCATCATCCGAGCAAATATTATCGAGCTTGTGTGCTTTAGTcacaatacacacaaaaaaaaattaggttATCAACGCCAGGTAAGCAAACAGCCATCTAATATAAAATGACCTCCGTCAGGAGAGCTCCACACTTCCAACTTTGGCTTCAAAGGAGAAGAGAAATGGGATCCTACACCTTCTGCTGGGTGGCTGCCATCCTCATCCTGGGGGCTCAAGCCTACTTACCCGTCAACTGTAAGTGGCAAACACATCATCTAGCTAATAATTTAGTTCTTTGTTTTTTCTCCCTGTTCATCCTGAGCTGGCTGGTACATGAATAGAATGCGGGAAAGATAAATATCAACAATTGCAAtgcagaggagaaggagggagggataaTTCTGCTGCTATATctcattatctatcatctatccttCCATCCATATCTATCTACTTCATTTCCCCTGAGGTTACAGATTGCCTCTGATCTCTAGGGGTTCCAGCAGTGCAGCACCCAGTGATCAACCTTTTTTGGGTGGGATCTTCTTAAAgaaagacggggggggggggttgtccaaAGCAGATAAGATCCTAATAAAGGAAggtggcggggctgtgacaacatgTCAGATGTACTCAAGTGCCAAGCCTGTGTTGATATTGGGTTGCTGTAAGTTTCACagatggtgtaaaaaaaatctttaaaaatgatTGCTGTACACAGATGTAGTAAAGCTGAGTTTGTCGTTTAGCTCTTCAGCGTCTCTCTCCATCATTTCTGCATTGCAGTAATTAAGATAATTCAGTAGTTTTACATTCGGTCCCATGAAAGGCTTCTTTCGCACTAGCATTAGGCTTGTCCGGCAGGGGAAGAgttagtacggatccggcatGCTCTTCCCCTGCCGGACAAGcccaacgctaatgtgaaagaagcctaatacGGCAGGTCACTTTAGTGTAGTGCATTGTACCACATGACAAgaagtcagctctgctacatctggtgTGCGGGTTAGTATACCTGATATAGAATTAAAATATCTAAAATTGGGCTCAATGTGAACTAATAGATCTGATCAGTTCTTCATTTTATTTACTGAAAATAAATCTCCCGCTTCTTCTTCTACACAGACAAGTGCGGGGTGCAGCCCAAGTCCAGAGATGAATGTGGATATCCTGGAATTAAAGCAGATGAGTGcggaaagatcgggtgctgcttcGACGACTCCGTGCCGGATGCCATCTGGTGTTATACTCCATGGAAATTTGAAGGTGAACTTTAATAAAGtaatatctactgtatctatccatCTGACTTAGTCCAAAGTTTTACATTATAATTGTATAAGGGATCAATAATTGTAGCTCCCTGCAGCCAGCACTAGGGGGTGCTCACGGCCTGTAGATTTATACAGCCAGCATTAATGTCAATGAGATATAAAACTGTATGCAgagagctccacctagtggtggctgcaggtaaccGCTATAATGCTGTGAAGGCCATCAGGGTACACAGACCAGCGGCGCCCGACTCCCTCCCAGCTCTGGTCGCACAGGGTTCCCCCCACAGTAGGTGCACCATCGTTGCAGGACTATGACCATGTACTCAGGTTATCTTTTCTCGCACTGCAGCCACAAAATGTAATCCAGCCGGACCCCCAGCCAGAGTAAACTGCGGATATCCAGGAATCTCCGAGAAAAACTGCACAGACAAAGGATGCTGTTTTGACTCCGAAATTCCCCAAGTTGTATGGTGCTACCAGCCCGAAATACAAGCAGGTAACGCCGGACAGAAGAACTGCTTCTCTGTAATGACTTAAAGGGGCAGtaaacctaaaggaaaaaaacacTCACcccgccaacccctttaatgctcttAGTCTCCTACTGcagatagtgtgtgtgtgtgttttttttagacCGGACTACTTCAGGTTGCCTAGCGACCACTTGCTCCATGTCTGGGTGACCACTATGTAGGTACACGTGGCTATGTAGACTGAAGTGGTCACAGGAAACCAGAAAGTTTTTTTATGGAAATCCCTGCAATTCTGAGTCGATTTCCTTTCCCATTCCAGTGGAATATGACTGTGGCGCCATTGTACCAAAGTTGAGAGTGAACTGCGGACCCCCCGGTGTGACCCCCGACCAGTGCAAGGAACATGGATGCTGCTTCGACAGCAGTGTGCCCGGAGTGCCCTGGTGCTTCAAGCCTGAGGTTAAGAAAGGTACGCGCTCCTCA
Encoded proteins:
- the LOC120994455 gene encoding putative gastrointestinal growth factor xP4 — translated: MGSYTFCWVAAILILGAQAYLPVNYKCGVQPKSRDECGYPGIKADECGKIGCCFDDSVPDAIWCYTPWKFEATKCNPAGPPARVNCGYPGISEKNCTDKGCCFDSEIPQVVWCYQPEIQAVEYDCGAIVPKLRVNCGPPGVTPDQCKEHGCCFDSSVPGVPWCFKPEVKKETIQCAVLPKLRVNCGHNDITMDKCYKKGCCYDSSDPDAAWCFYPDITDVTVIE